The DNA sequence TCCTGAAAATTTTCTCCTTTAATTTTTGATACAGATCCTGTCAGATCTGTGCGTCGAAGTGTACCATAACCTACTACTACGACTTCTGAAAGCTCGGACTCCTGCGATTTTAACGTGACATTAATCACTGATTCTTGACTGATTTCCAGATTAATACGATTAAACCCTAAGAATGAAAAAGTTAAAGTTTGTGCGTCAGCTGGCACATTGCTTAGAATGTAATATCCAAATTTATCAGTCTTGGTTGCCGCAGACGACCCATTAACTGTAACTGTTACGCCGGCTAATGGTTGGCGATCAATAGATGATGTCACATGGCCACGGATCGTTCGCTGTTGTGCATAAATACTGCCTATACACAATGCAAACATCACCAAAGATGTGAGTAGATTTCTTTTCATGTAAAATTAATGTGATAATTAATGACTTATATGTTATTATAAATTAAATTGATCACTAAATTAATTAACTATTCACAAATTAAACAACTTACATTTAAATAAGTCTAAATAAATATACTAACACAATATAATTATTACAATAAAGAAATGGTGAGTTGATTTATGAGTTCATTCCCAAGATAAGGTCGACTCAACTTTCAAAAAAAGGGGCTGTATTTTGGAATAACAGCCCGTCATGGTTTAGTTCGATTTTACTACCGTAAGTTAATCTGAACACCTATACTTTTTGCGGTTCTCACTAGGCGTTACAATCTCATTGCCCACAATTTCGAAAACCACTAAAGCGGTTGCTGCACCAGTACTTTGTCCTAGACAAGCTAAGGATTTCGACATTCAGATTGGCAAAGCTCTAATTAGCAGCCAAGGTTGCATTCGGTCCGTTAGGCAAGCGGTAATGCACGCCTTCTACCGCGGTCGAACTTTCAGCATCTATTCGAATTTCCAAGGTTTGATTGGCTGTCAAATGTTGGCCCAAAAGATTGATGCGATAAGAGATCAGCCAACATATTTCCTGAGGCAATTCACTCATTTTGACCAGATCTATATTCCATAATATCACCTAAATACTAAGATTCTCTAGATCACTAATAAAGGAAGAGATAAAAGTCTTCTACCGAGATTATTCAACCTAATGATGTACCTAGTAAGAAAACAAACTTAAATGCCCCATGGCATAGCGAAAAATTTATCAAGACGTAAAGTTCAACCTAAAACATATCTACTAGTGCAGCTTTGGCGGGTACGACCAAAATAGGATTCGAAAGAACTCTTTGTCAAACTACCTCTCATCAATTGTTTTATACATATTCTGTATTGGCCGACCTGACTGTATAAATACTAGGGTTATCTATGCTTCATTACACCACTTTCCAAGTTTATCAAAAATAACCTCGGATCTTTGCACACTCTAATCATGGATGGTAAACCCCGATATTGCTTTAATATTTTTGTCCCTTGAATACGCTGTGTGCGAGGTAAGGAAAAATTAGGTTCTAAAATTTGTGTGGTGATATTAGAAAAGAACCGAAGTTGAAATGCAAAAAAGGAGGCTATCTCTGATAAGATAGCCTCCTTGTAACTTAGAAAAAACTTTCTAATTAATCATTGTAACCATCATTCTGAACCATCAGAGGGTTTGCCTGAATCTCTGTACGTGGAATTGGCAGAACAAATCTAAAGTTGCCAGCTTGTAAAGTAGCGGCTCCAGGATTAGGTGCATCACTAGCGATTCTCGAAACTGGAAGATTTCTTCTCTTCAAATCCCAAAAACGATGGCCTTCAAATGCTAATTCTTTATAACGCTCTTGAATAATAACAGAGATTGCCTCTTCTTTCGAAGCCAGCGATACATTTGCATAATTATTAATACGCGCACTTCTCAAAGCATTTAGATCCTCTTGAGCACTGTTCCCACCGTTAATTACATTTAATTCTGCACGTGCCTCCGCTCGGATTAGATACATCTCTGCAGTCCTAAACACTTTCACATGAGCAACATTTTCGTTATTAGTGGCATAACCACTACCTCTATATTTATTAACGATTTTAGACGGCAACTGTGCGGCTGCTAAAACTGGTTCGTCAATGAAATACTGGGCGAAACGAATATCGTTAGCTGCATCAAAAGAATTCCATAGCTTATCAGTCGGAATCCAGCTCACACCATTTGGAGCAGTAAGAACGCCCCCTGGACGCGTGAATAGTCCTCTGTAATAATTCCCTATACGGTTAGCGGTAGTTCTATGCAGCTTCCACGCCACCTCGGTAGTATTAGCATCAGTCCAGATATCTCCAAATTCAGTCTTAGTAGCCAAAGGTAAAGCCGAGATATATTCCGTACTAAAAGTAACTGCTTCATTCCAATTTCTAGTGTATAAAGCAACACGAGCCTGTAGTCCTGATACAGCAATTCCATTTGTTCTAAATACATCGGAGTTGCTATTTGCTAGTAAGCTTTTTGCCTCCGTTAAATCCCGTGAAATTTTGGAAAAATACTCACCCATGTCTATTCTTGCCTGATTTTCTAAAGTAGACACTTCTGAATAAGGCATTGCTAAACCGTTCGGATCATAGTTTTTACAATAAAAACGGAACAACTCAAAGTGTGTATAAGCTCTAAGAAAAAGTGCCTCTCCTCTTAATTTTGCACGTAATGCTTCATCATTTTGACCTTCAGCTACGGCATTCGGCAAAGCGGACAAAACTCTGTTTACCCGATCAATGGATTGATAGTACGGTGTGATTGCCGTAAATTCATCTCTTATCCGTATATCATCGGACGCAAATAACCATTCGTGTGTGCTCTGAGCTGCGTAAAAACTACCCTGTTTCAACTCGTCACTCAACTCTCCGTTGAAAAAAATTGGCATATTAGGCAGTACAGAGTATGCAGTCATGAGTAAAGACTCATTGTTTGCAACAGTACGAAGTGCATTATCTCCACCAATAAAGTCTGTCTCTCTGATATCCAACAAGTTCTGACAAGAAAACATCAAAAATGTCGAAACCAATAGAGTGGCTGTAATTGTTTTTATCTTATATAATTTCATTTTCTTTAATCTTAATCGATTATTAATTAAACCATTACTTAGAACGTTAGGTTTACACCAAACACGATCATTCTTGGGTTTGGATATTCCACTAAACTGATGTTGTTATCATCTTCAGGATCCACACCTTGCCAAGGACTCCAAACAGCTAGGTTGTGGAATGTAGCGTAAACATTGGCTCTTTTAATGATCGAATTTCCACTTCTGGATTTGATCTCAGGAATGTTGTACCCCACCTGCAATTGACGGAATCTTAAGAACTTCGCATTTTGCAAATCTGAT is a window from the Sphingobacterium sp. lm-10 genome containing:
- a CDS encoding RagB/SusD family nutrient uptake outer membrane protein; the encoded protein is MLDIRETDFIGGDNALRTVANNESLLMTAYSVLPNMPIFFNGELSDELKQGSFYAAQSTHEWLFASDDIRIRDEFTAITPYYQSIDRVNRVLSALPNAVAEGQNDEALRAKLRGEALFLRAYTHFELFRFYCKNYDPNGLAMPYSEVSTLENQARIDMGEYFSKISRDLTEAKSLLANSNSDVFRTNGIAVSGLQARVALYTRNWNEAVTFSTEYISALPLATKTEFGDIWTDANTTEVAWKLHRTTANRIGNYYRGLFTRPGGVLTAPNGVSWIPTDKLWNSFDAANDIRFAQYFIDEPVLAAAQLPSKIVNKYRGSGYATNNENVAHVKVFRTAEMYLIRAEARAELNVINGGNSAQEDLNALRSARINNYANVSLASKEEAISVIIQERYKELAFEGHRFWDLKRRNLPVSRIASDAPNPGAATLQAGNFRFVLPIPRTEIQANPLMVQNDGYND